A genomic segment from Equus przewalskii isolate Varuska chromosome X, EquPr2, whole genome shotgun sequence encodes:
- the SPRY3 gene encoding protein sprouty homolog 3, which yields MDAAVTDDFQQILPIEQLRSTHASNDYVERPPAPCKQALSSPSLIVQTHKSDWSLATMPTALPRSLSQCHQLQPLPQHLSQSSIASSMSHSTTASDQRLLASITPSPSGQSIIRTQPGAGTNSKADGALKGEAEQSAVHPSEHLFICEECGRCKCVLCTAARPLPSCWLCNQRCLCSAESLLDYGSCLCCVKGLFYHCSTDDEDNCADEPCSCGPSSCFVRWAAMSLISLFLPCLCCYLPTRGCLHLCQQGYDSLRRPGCRCKRHTNTVCRKISSGSAPFPKTQEKSV from the coding sequence ATGGATGCCGCAGTGACAGATGATTTCCAACAAATTCTGCCTATTGAACAGCTACGCTCTACTCATGCTAGCAATGATTATGTGGAACGACCTCCCGCCCCCTGTAAACAGGCCCTCTCCAGCCCTTCCCTTATTGTGCAAACCCACAAATCTGATTGGTCCCTGGCTACCATGCCTACTGCTCTCCCCCGCAGTCTCAGCCAGTGCCATCAATTGCAGCCCTTGCCTCAGCATCTGAGCCAATCTAGCATTGCCAGCTCAATGTCCCATAGCACCACTGCCTCTGATCAAAGGCTCTTGGCCAGCATTACACCCTCACCTTCAGGCCAGTCCATCATCCGAACCCAGCCTGGAGCAGGGACCAACTCAAAGGCTGATGGTGCTCTGAAGGGAGAAGCTGAGCAATCTGCAGTGCACCCCAGTGAGCACCTCTTCATCTGCGAGGAGTGTGGGCGCTGCAAATGTGTCCTCTGCACAGCGGCtcgccctctcccctcctgctggCTGTGCAACCAGCGTTGCCTTTGCTCTGCTGAGAGCCTCCTTGATTATGGCTCTTGTCTCTGCTGTGTTAAGGGCCTCTTCTACCACTGCTCCACTGATGATGAAGACAACTGCGCTGATGAGCCCTGCTCCTGTGGGCCTAGCTCTTGCTTCGTCCGCTGGGCAGCCATGAGCCTCATCTCCCTCTTCCTACCCTGCCTGTGCTGCTACCTGCCTACCCGTGGATGCCTCCATCTGTGCCAGCAGGGCTATGATAGCCTCAGGCGACCAGGCTGCCGCTGTAAGAGGCACACCAACACTGTGTGCAGAAAAATCTCTTCTGGTAGCGCACCCTTCCCTAAGACCCAGGAAAAGTCTGTATGA